The Plasmodium vinckei vinckei genome assembly, chromosome: PVVCY_14 genome window below encodes:
- a CDS encoding periodic tryptophan protein 1, putative, with amino-acid sequence MENEEEKTSITIERKKKKDKKKKDKNNKKKNAKPSDIVSCITFLSKDQKRYSKKEQIYSDDESSDDSDVDDISRKRKKKDKYMINSIFQNEKKSKKIISEDLIISDDKKYIYEDELNIEKTDSIILNGKIYNDVGTLELHIFNYDESIFNIYDDTIIDNYPLCMDVVNSSYYKNTNLVAIGTLDKNIGLWDIHSMDSLEPVCYLGSQDNIYDEIHLNGKKKKKNAKNKKKRKVEPEAGQEIQEADEAKELDEVKEVDEVQEELQNDESVAYENATIGDKPSSYEKKKKKKKYKNELQGHTDSVTCINISKIIPNLLCSGSKDHTIKLWDLSSLKILHTFDFHNKKINNLNFHENDTNLLLSTSSDKTLKIYDIRKNQVGLDIELDSTPESTIWSKANDYTIYSTDIHGYINKIDIRNAITTPNCFNNKDNIVKFKAFDTSCISLLNLECNTNLALAGSEDGIIKAFDFSKFTENDDPPLIYTRNVKKNLFFMKDNSDWSHVIFFGCDNLYDWDLKECEEIRKHFKL; translated from the exons atggaaaacgaagaagaaaaaacaaGCATAACGATtgagagaaaaaaaaaaaaagataaaaaaaaaaaggataaaaataataaaaaaaaaaatgctaaGCCTAGTGATATAGTAAGTTGTATCACCTTTTTATCGAAGGATCAAAAACGTTACTCCAAAAAGGAGCAAATATACAG TGACGATGAAAGTAGTGATGACTCTGATGTGGACGATATTTCACgcaaacgaaaaaaaaaagataagtatatgataaattctatatttcaaaatgagaaaaaaagtaaaaaaataatatcagAAGATTTGATTATATCTGATgataagaaatatatatatgaagatgaattaaatattgaaaaaacagattcgataatattaaatggaaaaatatataatgatgtTGGGACATTAgaattacatatttttaattatgatgagtctatatttaatatatacgaTGATACAATAATAGATAATTATCCTTTATGTATGGATGTTGTAAATTCatcatattataaaaatactaaTTTAGTTGCTATAGGTACattagataaaaatataggaTTATGGGATATACATTCGATGGACTCACTAGAGCCAGTATGTTACTTGGGAAGTCaggataatatatatgatgaaaTCCATTTAAAtggcaaaaaaaaaaagaaaaatgcaaaaaacaaaaagaaacGGAAAGTAGAACCGGAAGCAGGACAAGAAATCCAAGAAGCGGATGAAGCAAAAGAATTGGATGAAGTAAAAGAAGTGGATGAAGTGCAGGAAGAATTACAAAACGACGAATCAGTAGCATATGAAAACGCTACAATAGGAGATAAACCATCGAgctatgaaaaaaaaaaaaaaaaaaaaaaatataaaaatgaactTCAAGGACACACAGATAGTGTAAcgtgtataaatatttcaaaaataattccaaatttattatgtagTGGTTCAAAAGATCATACTATAAAATTATGGGATTTAAGTAGTCTTAAAATTTTACATACATTTgattttcataataaaaaaataaataatcttAATTTTCATGAAAACgatacaaatttattattatctacTTCTTCGGataaaacattaaaaatttatgacATTAGAAAAAATCAAGTAGGATTAGATATCGAATTAGATAGTACTCCTGAATCAACAATATGGAGTAAAGCAAATGattatacaatatattCTACTGATATTCatggatatataaataaaatagatatAAGAAATGCTATAACAACACcaaattgttttaataataaagataatattGTCAAATTTAAAGCATTTGATACATCCtgtatatcattattaaatttggaATGTAATACAAATTTGGCTTTAGCTGGATCAGAAGATGGAATCATAAAGGCCTTTGACTTTTCAAAGTTTACCGAAAACGACGACCCCCCCCTTATTTACACTCGGAATGTTAAGAAG aacTTGTTTTTTATGAAGGACAATAGCGATTGGTCACACGTCATATTTTTCGGATGcgataatttatatgattgGGATTTAAAAGAGTGTGAAGAAATAAGGAAACATTTTAAActatga
- a CDS encoding ubiquitin-like modifier HUB1, putative: MIEIILNDRLGKKIRVKCNPDDTIGDLKKLVAAQTGTRADKIRIQKWYTIYKDHITLQDYEIKDGMSLELYYN, from the exons atgatcgAAATAATACTTAATGATAGattaggaaaaaaaattagagtAAAATGCAATCCTGATGATACAATCGgagatttaaaaaaacttgTAGCTGCTCAAACAG GAACAAGAGCAGATAAAATAAGAATTCAAAAATGGTACACTATTTATAAGGATCACATAACATTACAAGATTATGAAATTAAGGACGGAATGAGTTTGGAGTTATATTACAATTAA
- a CDS encoding calcyclin binding protein, putative: MESEKIKQLNEDIEELKKVLSTVVRENVKRKISRVIEDITVEIAKLKLDEFQKPNKINNINSDKNDNSISYSSVPSFAWNQEKNKVTVFLTIKNIQNISQENIISEFNERDFEIKIHNVDLKNYRFCIKKLHDKIIPNKCSIKIKKDLLQVYLIKQDNKHWDNLHYKESPMSKIRPPKMNDQVEPSAMLMDMMKQLYQEGDSDMKRTIAKAWCEANEKKNDFVPPAF; this comes from the coding sequence ATGGAGTCTGAAAAGATAAAGCAATTAAATGAGGATATcgaagaattaaaaaaagtattatCTACAGTAGTTCgagaaaatgtaaaaagaaaaataagtCGAGTTATAGAAGATATAACAGTGGAAATAGCTAAATTAAAACTTGATGAATTTCAAAAAcctaataaaataaataatataaattcagataaaaatgataatagcATATCATATAGTTCTGTTCCATCTTTTGCTTGGAatcaagaaaaaaataaagtaactgtatttttaactattaaaaatatacaaaatattagccaagaaaatataatatccgaatttaatgaaagagattttgaaataaaaatacataacgttgatttaaaaaattatcgattttgtattaaaaaattacatgataaaattatacCAAATAAGTGttctataaaaattaaaaaggatCTTCTTCaagtttatttaattaaacaAGACAATAAGCATTGGGATAATCTTCATTATAAAGAGTCTCCTATGTCAAAAATACGACCACCTAAAATGAATGACCAAGTAGAACCTTCAGCTATGCTTATGGATATGATGAAGCAATTGTATCAAGAAGGTGATAGTGACATGAAACGGACAATAGCAAAAGCTTGGTGTGAagcaaatgaaaaaaaaaatgattttgtTCCCCCtgctttttaa